The following coding sequences lie in one Glycine soja cultivar W05 chromosome 16, ASM419377v2, whole genome shotgun sequence genomic window:
- the LOC114389841 gene encoding uncharacterized protein LOC114389841 yields the protein MGDIEEVQEQMKADMEALKDQMTSIIEAMLSMKRIIESNMAATATEADPTHPSAINQANQPIPDVLGQGGEVLGSTSGPHVGHNNNAYPYGLPPNYTPPTMHMPNENANHVLLVTFEGQQPQPIGGVREEPQEHAQGDFDPYPTFTTEGPTFNVMPRPNTAGAPQPRPLQSLHFSVEGSPPTMEGRKRLDLIKERLRAVERFGDYPFVDMAKLCLVLDVVIPPKFKVSDFDRYKGTTYPMNHLKMYCRKMRAYSRDEKLLMHFFQESLVGVTVIWYTNLKAFCIRTWKDLIIAFIR from the coding sequence ATGGGTGACATAGAAGAGGTGCAGGAACAAATGAAGGCCGATATGGAGGCCTTGAAAGATCAAATGACCTCCATAATAGAGGCCATGTTAAGCATGAAGCGAATAATAGAAAGCAACATGGCCGCAACAGCCACTGAGGCGGATCCGACCCATCCCTCTGCCATAAACCAAGCAAACCAACCCATCCCGGACGTGTTGGGTCAAGGAGGAGAGGTGTTGGGCAGCACCAGTGGTCCACACGTAGGGCATAATAACAATGCTTACCCCTATGGCTTACCCCCCAATTATACGCCACCTACCATGCACATGCCCAACGAGAATGCTAATCACGTCCTTCTCGTTACCTTTGAGGGTCAACAACCCCAGCCTATAGGGGGCGTCCGTGAAGAACCTCAGGAGCATGCTCAAGGTGACTTCGACCCATACCCCACTTTCACCACTGAGGGACCAACATTTAATGTTATGCCTCGACCCAATACCGCGGGAGCTCCTCAACCCCGCCCTCTGCAATCGCTGCATTTCTCAGTAGAGGGGTCGCCTCCGACAATGGAAGGGAGAAAGAGACTTGATCTCATCAAGGAGAGATTAAGGGCCGTTGAAAGGTTTGGTGATTACCCTTTTGTTGACATGGCAAAATTGTGTTTGGTACTTGATGTTGTCATCCCCCCAAAGTTCAAGGTATCTGATTTTGATAGATACAAGGGGACCACTTACCCCATGaatcacctgaagatgtacTGCCGAAAAATGCGGGCATACTCTAGGGATGAgaaattgttgatgcatttcttccaagaaagtttGGTCGGGGTGACAGTCATCTGGTATACCAATTTGAAGGCTTTTTGTATCCGCACATGGAAGGACTTGATTATTGCCTTCATTAGGTAG